A genomic stretch from Microtus pennsylvanicus isolate mMicPen1 chromosome 9, mMicPen1.hap1, whole genome shotgun sequence includes:
- the Isyna1 gene encoding inositol-3-phosphate synthase 1, which produces MEPAAEILVDSPDVVYSAEAIEARYEYRTTRVSREGGVLRVQPTATRFTFRTARQVPRLGVMLVGWGGNNGSTLTAAVLANRLRLTWPTRTGRKEANYYGSLTQAGTVNLGLDGNGREVFVPFSALLPMVAPNDLVFDGWDISSLNLAEAMRRAQVLNCSLQEQLWPHMENLRPRPSVYIPEFIAANQTARADNLIPGTRAQQLEQIRKDIRDFRSSAGLDKVIVLWTANTERFCEVVPGRNDTAENLLRTIQLGLEVSPSTLFAVASILEGCAFLNGSPQNTLVPGALELAFQRHVFVGGDDFKSGQTKVKSVLVDFLIGSGLKTMSIVSYNHLGNNDGQNLSAPLQFRSKEVTKSNVVDDMVQSNSVLYAPGEEPDHCVVIKYVPYVGDSKRALDEYTSELMLGGTNTLVLHNTCEDSLLAAPIMLDLVLLTELCQRVSFCTDSDPEPQGFHPVLSLLSFLFKAPLVPPGSPVVNALFRQRSCIENILRACVGLPPQNHMLLEHKMERSGPGIKPGEMAATSPLSHKKESTPAATNGCTGDANGHTQAPTPEVSTA; this is translated from the exons ATGGAGCCCGCCGCCGAGATCCTGGTGGACAGCCCGGACGTAGTCTACAGCGCCGAGGCCATCGAGGCTCGCTATGAGTACCGGACGACACGCGTCAGCCGCGAGGGCGGCGTGCTGCGG GTGCAGCCCACTGCTACTCGCTTCACCTTCCGCACAGCCCGGCAGGTGCCCCGGCTCGGGGTCATGCTTGTAGGCTGGGGTGGGAACAACGGTTCCACGCTCACCGCGGCCGTGCTGGCCAACCGGCTGCGTCTGACATGGCCCACGCGCACTGGTCGCAAG GAAGCAAACTATTACGGCTCGTTGACCCAGGCGGGCACCGTGAACCTGGGTCTGGATGGGAATGGCCGGGAGGTGTTCGTGCCCTTCAGCGCGCTTCTACCCATGGTGGCCCCCAACGACCTGGTGTTTGACG GCTGGGATATCTCGTCACTAAACCTGGCCGAGGCGATGCGGCGCGCACAGGTCCTGAACTGCAGCCTGCAAGAGCAGCTGTGGCCCCACATGGAGAACCTGCGTCCCCGGCCCTCTGTCTACATTCCTGAGTTCATCGCTGCCAACCAGACAGCACGTGCAGACAACCTCATCCCTGGCACTCGTGCACAACAG TTGGAGCAGATCCGAAAGGACATTCGAGACTTCCGATCCAGTGCAGGATTGGACAAGGTCATCGTGCTGTGGACCGCCAATACGGAGCGTTTCTGCGAGGTGGTCCCAGGTCGTAATGACACAGCTGAAAACTTGCTGCGTACTATCCAG CTTGGCCTGGAGGTGTCACCATCCACACTCTTTGCCGTGGCCAGCATCCTGGAGGGCTGCGCCTTTCTCAACGGGTCCCCACAGAACACGCTGGTACCTGGTGCCCTGGAGCTGGCTTTCCAGCGCCATGTGTTCGTGGGTGGGGATGATTTCAAGTCTGGTCAGACGAAGGTCAAGTCTGTTCTAGTGGACTTCCTCATCGGCTCTGGCCTGAAG ACCATGTCCATCGTGAGCTATAACCACTTGGGCAACAACGATGGGCAGAACCTGTCTGCACCACTGCAGTTCCGCTCCAAGGAGGTGACAAAGAGCAACGTGGTGGACGACATGGTTCAGAGCAACAGTGTCCTCTACGCACCAGGAGAGGAGCCAGATCATTGT GTGGTGATCAAGTATGTGCCCTATGTGGGGGACAGCAAGCGTGCCCTGGACGAGTACACCTCAGAGCTGATGCTGGGTGGAACCAACACCCTGGTGCTCCACAACACTTGTGAG GACTCGCTCTTGGCGGCGCCCATCATGCTGGACCTAGTACTGCTCACAGAGCTCTGTCAGCGAGTGAGCTTCTGCACCGACTCGGACCCTGAGCCTCAGGGCTTCCACCCGGTGCTGTCGCTGCTCAGCTTCCTCTTTAAGGCCCCACTCGTGCCTCCTGGCAGCCCAGTGGTGAATGCACTCTTCCGCCAGCGCAGTTGTATCGAGAACATTCTCAG GGCCTGTGTGGGGCTCCCGCCCCAGAACCACATGCTTTTAGAGCACAAGATGGAGCGCTCAGGCCCAGGCATCAAGCCAGGAGAGATGGCGGCCACCAGCCCGCTGTCACATAAGAAAGAGTCCACACCTGCTGCCACCAATGGCTGTACCGGTGATGCCAATGGGCACACGCAGGCACCAACACCAGAGGTGTCCACTGCTTAA